A stretch of DNA from Mycolicibacterium celeriflavum:
CGTGGTTTTCTACCCCAGGGCCTTCCAAGTGGAGATCTACCTCCGCCTGGTCCGGACCCGCGATCCGTTCGAAAATGTCTACCAGCACTGGGTTATCGCCGACGATTCCGGTGCGGATATTCATCCTCGTAAATGCACTTGCGGGCGAATCGTCAAGGGCGCTCTGAAGTGCCCGTGTCACCAGACTCGCTAGTTCACCGCTAGGTTCTGTCACAGCTTCACCTCCAAAAACCCCTTCCGAGTCGTGTCGGGCAAGAGGTTGCCATCCTCGTCGTTCACTAACGACCAGCGGTAAGCCCATACGTCCGAAAGGGTCGGATCGTCGGAGATTATGAATCCGTCGATTAAACCGGCCATTGGTTGTATGCGCCCGATTCGTCCACCGCCCGTGGAGGGGTCGGACACAATGACCCCTTGGAGCGTGATGTAGGTCCAGACGCTAGGATTCGAACACACGTTCGGATAGTGCGCCTGGGGTACGACAACTACGACGTCCGCATCTTTCGGCGCGGCCCAGCTCTTGTGTGTTATAAACCCTCCATTTACCCATAATGCCAGGCCAGGGCACAGATTGGCCACGATTTTGGCATACAGCGTCAACGCTTCGAAGATGACTTCACGGTCATCGCGGAACGGAGCATTCTCAACAAATGCTTCGTAGACCTGCTCAAAGGTCGCCTGATGCCGTCCTACTGGCAAAGTCGCGTACCGTCCACCGGTCGGTGGAATCGCCACTTGGTTCCTCCCCACGGCTCGGTACGTCGCCCCCCGGCGTCGCTTTCAGCGATCAGCCAGATAGTAGATGCACGCCGGTATGCCTCGCCCCCGCGTTGACCAAGTTGCAAACCGTCCGTTATCGCACCGGCGCACAAGTCGGCGTTGGTCGTTCGAACCTCACACCGCGGCCCAAAGCCGCCGATACCCCGCGATAGTGGTCAGCACGTCGGGGTCCAAATCCTGGATCGCACTTGCGGCCCAAGCCATGCTGACGTCATCGACTTGCTTGCTAGTCAGCGTTCCGCCGATCCCGTTGCGGCGGTCGTAAAACCGCGCAGCCTGAACCAAAGTGGCGTAGCGGATGGCGCTTGGAATCGCCGACCATCCCCACCGTGCCGACACCCGCACGCCGTTCCGCAAACCGTTGGGCTTCACCGCAGATGACGGCAGAACCTCTATCCGAGTCCACGGCCGGCCGATAGCGGCGGCGTTGATCGGGGTGAGCTTGTAGGCGGTGATCGCGGCTTCAGGGGTGCCGTCCCGGTCGACCTCGATGACGAGTGCGTCATCGCTCATCAGATCGTCAATGTCGATCAGCCATCGGTCCCGGTAGAACTCGGGGGTGTACCAACGAGTTTCGTTGCTGGCCACCTGACCGAAACATCGCCCGGTCGCCTTGTCGATGGCGCGGGAAGCGGCCTCGACAGCGAGGGTCAATTCAGCCTCGTTCTCGACCGGGTCGATAGATTCCGAATGCCACGCGGCGAGTTCGTCGGCGGTGACATATTGCGGTGCCCATGCCATAACTGCCCCTTAGCTTTTGACTCTGGTGCGCCTCTTCGGCGCAGGCTTTGCGGGCGGGTCGACCTGTCCGGCCCGCGCGGCGATTTCCGCGCGGACCTCGGACAGTTCGGTGACCAGCTCAGCCTCGCGCGCGGCGAGTTGTGCAATGGTCCTGGTGGGCATCCTTTACGCCACGTCCTCCGTTGCCAGCACCACGTACGCCTTCCGGTTCTGGATATTGCCGTCCGCGCGTTCCCAGGCCACGTACTCGACCTGGCCGTTATTCATGCGCGTGTACGGGTTCACCACCACCGTCAGCGGAGCAACCCGGCGAATCACGTAGGCTTCCCGAAGGTCGCCCAGCACAGTGAAATTGGCGGAATCGCCAGCCGGACTCGGGAACGACTGATCCAGCACCACGGGGTAGCCCAGCAGGGTCTTCTGCGGCGCCTGACCGGCGCCCGATGCGGCCTGATCGAAGATCAACGGACGGCCGTTGTCGTCTACCAGCTTGCGTACCGCGGTCCACGTTGCTTTGTTGAACACCCATTTCGCGTTCTGCTCGTAGGCCGGATCAAGTTTGGCTTCCAGGTCCAGCAGATCGGCATAGGTGATGGTGGTCGTGGTGGCCAGTTCGTGGTCGTGAGTCAGACCGGCGTGGCAGATACCGAAGGGCAATGTAGTTCCGGTGCCGATGGCCCAGTCGCTTGCCTGCTTGCGCATGATGCGCTCACCGAGCTTGCGCGCCACAAGGCCCTGAATGTCGAACTCGGCATCCTGCAACAGTTCAACGCTCACCCGCAGCGGAGTGGTCGTGCCCGCGCCAGAGCTGGTGTACTTGAACGCGCCAAGGTTCACCGTTCCGAACGTCAGATCGGCACCATCGGCGAATGCGGCCTCTTCCGCGGTGATGCTGCCACTGTTGGCCGTATCATCGAGAGTCGGATACTCGATGGCGCCGCCCTTTTCGGTGGTGAAGGTGTCGACCTCGTTGGCCAAGCCGCCGAATGCCTTCTGGACCTCGACCAGCTTTTGGCGGAAGCCGGGGCTGACCAGATAGCCGCCCTCGGAGTCGGTGCCGACTTGCTGCGCGCGAAGCTCCTGAATGTCCTGATTGGCCCTGCCGGTGCGCAGGTAGCTTTCAAAGGCGCGGTCCAGGGTGTCATCCTGCTTGACGGTAGCCACGTTGACAGCGGCAGCAACAGAGGCGTTCGGGGCCATATATGCCGACTGGCGGGCGCGAAGCTCCTGAGTCTTCTGGGCGGCCTTCAGTTGGCCTTCCAGTTCCTCGTAGCTCTGGACCTCGTCGTCTGTCAGCGAACGGGTTTCGCCTGCGTCGGCGATTTCCTGAAGCTTCGCCAAAATCTCTTCGATAGACAATTAGTGAGTTACCTTTCGGTGAGCCCGCGCCTTTGCACGGATGATTTGGGTTTGGCCGTTGGGTCTGGCCGGGATATCGCTCAGAGAGCGGAGTTGTACTGATGTGCCCGCATAGGCGGGCTGGCTGACCGGACTTACCTCGATCAAGCGAGCCACGCTGGTGTGGGTACGTAGTTCGCGCCCGTCTGGTGTGTGGCCCCAGTCCTCTTGTCCCGCGATGAATCCGAAGGACATGCCGGTGAGGTCACCGCGCTTGACTAGCTCGCGTAGGTCCCTGCCGTCGCTGGTGTCGGGGATATCCAACTCGAAATGGAGTCCCGTGCTGTCGGTGCTCAGTCGGAGCGTGCCCGACGATTGGCGACCCAGCAGCCGTGCCGAGTCGTGCTGATAGAACGAACGCACATCGGTTGCCGGATCGGCTAGCGTGGCGTCGAACGCGGTGGTCGCCAGCGTTTCTAGGTAGCTGCCGAAGTCGGCGTATTGGCTGAACACCGCCGCCCGGCCGGTGAGTTTGTCGCCGGTGATTTCGGATCGGAGTTCGACATTGAAGTGGCTAAGCATCGTCGCCCTCGGGTAGCTCTTGTGAGACTTGCGGCATCGCCGGCCGATTCAATATCTGGCGAGCCTCGTCAACGGTGAGGATCGGTTGGTTGCCGGTCTGCTTCATCAGCAGCTCAATCTCTTGGTCGGGCGTTCCTGCGAACAGTTGCCGAAAATCGAACTCGACCTTGCGGCTGCCGTCGAACAATCGGGATAGCCTCGCCTCGATGCGCGAGGTCCATTGCTGTAGAGTGAATTTCTGAAACGCCAAAGTTTGTTCTGTAATTCCACTTCCCCAGCTCGTGGAGCGCTCCACGTCGCCGATAAGGTGTGGGGGCACTCCGAACCATCTCGCTACTTCGGAGGTGGAGAATTTTCTACTTTCCAAAAATTGGGCATTGACCGGGTCCACCGACCATTGGGACACGTTGAGCGCCTTGGAAAAGACCGCCATCGATCCGGCGTTGCGTTCGCCACCGACAACGCGGTCCAGGGTGTCGCGCACTACCTCGGCCTCGTCGGAAGTGAGGTCTTCGGTCGGTGTGACAATCGCGCTCATCAGCGCGCCGTTGTGGAATAGCCTTCCGGCCGAACGCTCCCCGGCGATGGCGGTGCCAAGGGATTGGCGGGCAATGGATATCGGCGAAACGCCGCGTACTCCGTCCAGGCTCAGCCCGGGGATATGCAGAATCTCGCGGTCGGTGAGTTCCTTGGACGTGCCGTTTTCCAGTTGGACGCGGTAGACCTTGCGGCCGTTCTTTATGTCGATACCGACACACTGCGACGGTAGCGGCTGTAGAGAGTGCAACACGCCAGCGCCGTTGAACACCTTCAGCGCGTGGAAGTTTCCTCGGAGCAGCAGCGCCACCATCAGGCCCTCGATGAACTCGTGGGCGGTCGGCCCATCGGGGCCGGCAGGGTTGTCCAGCCACGAACTGACGCGCCGTGTGGTGCCGTCAGCGTCGGTGTGGACGGTGCGCAGCGGCAGGGTGGCGATAGTCCCGCTGAGCAGTTGAACGCATCGGTAGACGGCTGATAGCCCCATAGCGGATTGCTCAGTGACGCTGACGCCGGAAAGGGCTGGCCCGCCGCCGAACAAGTGGGCGGCGAAGGGATCGGCGATGCTCCAATCGCGCGTTTCGGGCGGTTCGTACGGTTCTGGGATTCGGAATAATCGGGAAAGGAAAGACAACTAGCGGACTCCTGCGATGAGGGCAACAAGGGGGTGACGTTTCGGTGCCGGATGCGAAGCGCGGTCAAAGCACATCGCCAGCGCGGCGGCGGCGTCGATCTTGCCGCGGGATTTGTTCTTAGCCAGCAGAAAACCCCGCTCGTTATAGCGGGGTATCGCGTTTAAGACTTGGCGGGTGTACAGCTCGTCACCGTCATGGGAGACGGTGCCCGTAACGATGGCCTCGTACAAGGCGACGTAAGCCGGCGACATCCGCTCCAACGACTGGGGAAACTCCACCATCGGCATCCCTTCATCGGCGAGCATCTGGCCCGGTATTTCAAACAGCCGCGGGTCATAGGCGCACTCCTGGAGGTCGTACTGGCTGTCCAGTTCGCGGAGGAATTGCATCACCGACGACAGGTCTATGGTTTCGGCTTTGGTCGGTGTCCAGATTCTCGCGGTGGTGTGGAACTTCCCATCGGGGCGGTGCTGGCCGTAGACAACGGCGGTGGTATCTCGTTTGATGCCCACGTCGATGCCGACCCAAGTGGGTGCCTTGGGCTTGGGCTGGTAGTCGCTCTTCAGGGCGCCCCAGATGGTGCGCCCGTCCGGCCCTAGCCATGAGTCAACGCCGTCGACCCAACGCCCAAGGTGGAAGATTTCAAAGTGCGACAGCGGTGAGGTCTCGATGGCCACCCGTAGCGCGTCGATGGACTGATACCCGGCGTCCAACGCGGGGCACGCATGACGCCACGTCTTCTCGTCGTAGGGGTCCATCTCGTCGGGAGCGGAATACTCGGTGAACGAAAACCCCGGCGGGCGCCTACCGTCCAGCCAGGCGCTCCGCAGATGCCATAGTGCGTTTTCGCGGTCCAGTCCCGGCGTACCAATGGCAACGATCACCGAGCGCGACCGTTTACCCGACGCCAAGACCATTGACGACCACGACTCGACCGGCTGGAAACCGATTTCATCGACCACTGCTACCGGGCCGGGGTCCAACCCCTGCAACCCATCGGGATCATTCGCGACCGGGAAGCAGACCCCGCCGCTGTATCCGACGACGAACCGGCTATCACCGATGGCGGTGTAGCGGATCGAACGGTTGGCTAGCTCCGGTTCGGCGTTGATCATCGCCACCGCCACGTCGTAGACCGAGCGCTTAGCCTGCCCGACAGTCGTGGCCATCACCGGCACCTGTGGCGCGCCGTCCTCGTAGCGGTCGAACGTCGCCCACACCGCCAGCGCCGCGAGAAGAGTTGATTTCCCCTGCCCGCGCGGGCATTGCAGGACGGCCTGCCGAACGACGGGCGAGAGGATTTCGGCTATCCAATCCTTCTGAAACCGGGCCAGCTTGAGCGGCTTACCGTGGCCGTGCCCCTTCGGGCTTCTGCAGTAGGTCTGGATGAACCGGATGGCCCGCTGTGCGGTGTCCTTCTCACGCCAGCGATACCAAGGCGGCTCGGAGAGGTCTTCGAACCTACTTCGGGCATTGCCGTTCATTGACCTCCCTTCCGAGGCGTTGCGTTACATCCGCGACCTGCGCGTTTGCTGGCTACGTACGATGTTGTTGCACGCGCGAAACGCCCGCCTACCAGCGGGTTTGCTGTGGAAGTCGGGTTTCGTTATAAGCGTGCGAGACGCCCGAAGGGTCGGCGAGAGGCGGCAGGTTGCGAACTTTTAGCCCTCTGACCTGAGGCCATGCCTACTCGCCGGTTCCGCCGTACCGGAATGCGGTGCGCAGGAACGGCGCGTGCGCGGGGGTATCGCCCGTGCCGTGCTCGATAAATGGCGCGGCAGGGTCATCGCTGTACACCTCGCCAACCTGAACGCCGCTGCCTTTGTCGATGCCGTTGAGCCGGCCGCTCTTGCGAGCCTTGATCGAATTGCGAAACTTGCCAGTATCAACAGGGGCGAGGGAGCGCACGGTCTCGGCTACTT
This window harbors:
- a CDS encoding DUF6932 family protein; the protein is MAIPPTGGRYATLPVGRHQATFEQVYEAFVENAPFRDDREVIFEALTLYAKIVANLCPGLALWVNGGFITHKSWAAPKDADVVVVVPQAHYPNVCSNPSVWTYITLQGVIVSDPSTGGGRIGRIQPMAGLIDGFIISDDPTLSDVWAYRWSLVNDEDGNLLPDTTRKGFLEVKL
- a CDS encoding phage major capsid protein → MSIEEILAKLQEIADAGETRSLTDDEVQSYEELEGQLKAAQKTQELRARQSAYMAPNASVAAAVNVATVKQDDTLDRAFESYLRTGRANQDIQELRAQQVGTDSEGGYLVSPGFRQKLVEVQKAFGGLANEVDTFTTEKGGAIEYPTLDDTANSGSITAEEAAFADGADLTFGTVNLGAFKYTSSGAGTTTPLRVSVELLQDAEFDIQGLVARKLGERIMRKQASDWAIGTGTTLPFGICHAGLTHDHELATTTTITYADLLDLEAKLDPAYEQNAKWVFNKATWTAVRKLVDDNGRPLIFDQAASGAGQAPQKTLLGYPVVLDQSFPSPAGDSANFTVLGDLREAYVIRRVAPLTVVVNPYTRMNNGQVEYVAWERADGNIQNRKAYVVLATEDVA
- a CDS encoding HK97 family phage prohead protease, whose translation is MLSHFNVELRSEITGDKLTGRAAVFSQYADFGSYLETLATTAFDATLADPATDVRSFYQHDSARLLGRQSSGTLRLSTDSTGLHFELDIPDTSDGRDLRELVKRGDLTGMSFGFIAGQEDWGHTPDGRELRTHTSVARLIEVSPVSQPAYAGTSVQLRSLSDIPARPNGQTQIIRAKARAHRKVTH
- a CDS encoding phage portal protein: MSFLSRLFRIPEPYEPPETRDWSIADPFAAHLFGGGPALSGVSVTEQSAMGLSAVYRCVQLLSGTIATLPLRTVHTDADGTTRRVSSWLDNPAGPDGPTAHEFIEGLMVALLLRGNFHALKVFNGAGVLHSLQPLPSQCVGIDIKNGRKVYRVQLENGTSKELTDREILHIPGLSLDGVRGVSPISIARQSLGTAIAGERSAGRLFHNGALMSAIVTPTEDLTSDEAEVVRDTLDRVVGGERNAGSMAVFSKALNVSQWSVDPVNAQFLESRKFSTSEVARWFGVPPHLIGDVERSTSWGSGITEQTLAFQKFTLQQWTSRIEARLSRLFDGSRKVEFDFRQLFAGTPDQEIELLMKQTGNQPILTVDEARQILNRPAMPQVSQELPEGDDA
- a CDS encoding terminase TerL endonuclease subunit codes for the protein MNGNARSRFEDLSEPPWYRWREKDTAQRAIRFIQTYCRSPKGHGHGKPLKLARFQKDWIAEILSPVVRQAVLQCPRGQGKSTLLAALAVWATFDRYEDGAPQVPVMATTVGQAKRSVYDVAVAMINAEPELANRSIRYTAIGDSRFVVGYSGGVCFPVANDPDGLQGLDPGPVAVVDEIGFQPVESWSSMVLASGKRSRSVIVAIGTPGLDRENALWHLRSAWLDGRRPPGFSFTEYSAPDEMDPYDEKTWRHACPALDAGYQSIDALRVAIETSPLSHFEIFHLGRWVDGVDSWLGPDGRTIWGALKSDYQPKPKAPTWVGIDVGIKRDTTAVVYGQHRPDGKFHTTARIWTPTKAETIDLSSVMQFLRELDSQYDLQECAYDPRLFEIPGQMLADEGMPMVEFPQSLERMSPAYVALYEAIVTGTVSHDGDELYTRQVLNAIPRYNERGFLLAKNKSRGKIDAAAALAMCFDRASHPAPKRHPLVALIAGVR
- a CDS encoding HK97 gp10 family phage protein, which codes for MKVSIDPREIEKAIAEEAKSSSAVRSELDEFVEEVAETVRSLAPVDTGKFRNSIKARKSGRLNGIDKGSGVQVGEVYSDDPAAPFIEHGTGDTPAHAPFLRTAFRYGGTGE